From Aegilops tauschii subsp. strangulata cultivar AL8/78 chromosome 5, Aet v6.0, whole genome shotgun sequence:
TTGATTGCctcctctttcttcttcaacCCGATCGTCTCCCTCTCAAATTGTAGTTTCTTGCTCGCGCTCTCCCAGTCCCAATCCATGCCCTCCTTTTGTGCAGCCAACATGATCTTGCACCTCTCCTCTTTCTTGTTCTCACTTATGGAAAAAAATGCCCGTCCATGTGGAGGACATTTTTGTCGCGCGCGACGTCACGGGAGGCCCTCGCCTTCTCCCACTTGTTTCCCATCACTTGTCGATTATTCTTTGGCAGGGTGGCTCTTCCATTTTTCCTACAACTTCTTCTTTGTCGTCGTCTAACCCAATTGATTGGTGGGAGCTTGACCCATCACTCTTCCTCTTGCTGGCCTTGAAATCTTCCACAAGTTGTGTCTACTTTGGTTTGCCATTCAATAGCACCCGACAATGGCTAAAACAAAATGACTTCTTCTATGTTTCTTGATACATAGTGGCCTCCACCATCATCTAGCACACAATGTATGTACAACAATGAGAATGCAACAAAAAAACAAGCAATTGAAATGATAACAAAATAAAACAATTAAACTTAGGTGTGTTGCCACTTCCATCCCACTTTGAGGGCGGCCAAGCACTTATGCATAGTAATCGATGTACTTGTTCGCTTCCCCTtgaatgaccccccccccccatcgatGTTGGAGAGACGCCACATTGGGGTGGTCATGATAGGATGCGGCTCCACATAGTGTTTGTGTTCATGATGGTGCTTGTGAATCTTCTCCCAATGTTTATTGCCCTTTTGCTTCGTGCCACATATGGGAAGATTGTGACCAAACAAGATTTAACCAACAAGATATCCTCAAAATATGTGAATGCCGGACCTCTTGCCTTCTTTCTTGTTGGGATTGGGGTTTGATGTTGCCCCAACTTCAAACATATGACAATTTGGATCCCCCAACTCATAGTCCATTTGGGTTGGATCTTGATTATCATGGATCATGTCTGATATTATATTCTCCTACAATTATTATGATTTCAAATATACTAAGGTTTACACAACTAATTACAATGAAATATGGAGAGCAGTGATGGGAATTGAGCAAAAAAGCTACTGAGTCCTGTTGTGTCATTTTGTTGAACAATGCCTGGGCAGACTGGGTGCCACCGATGCCCATGCTTGTACGCCCGTTGGAGACGCTGTGAGTCGAAGACATCACCCGCCACCCTCTGTATTGGCGGAAAACACTACGTAATGCCCTCCGAACTGGCCGCCAGATCATCCTCTGACCCGACCAGGTCGAATGGCACAATCCTTGTATGCATGTGGATGGGCGAGGTTAACGAGGCGGGCGCGGCGCGAGGCGGGGGGTGTGCTGCTCTTCGAGGTCCCTCTCCCGCTGCCTCCTTTGTCGGTCCCTGCAATTGATGTTTCTCCGGCTTGCACGTCGGAGCCAAGGATTGGACACCCATATGCAACGTCGAACCAGCCTCCATGGTGGCGGTGTGGGACGGGCTGGTCAACATCTCGGACAACGGATGGGGAACGCGGGTGAGGATGGGGGGGGCAAGGGTGGGCGATGGCGACGGCTCGAACGCGAAAAATGGTGGGCGAACCATGGAGAAGGGTGGTCGGTTTGGTGGACTTTATTCAGGATAGACGCCAAATGAAGCCATGACTATGGACATTTCTATATGGCACTTGTGGGAAGCGTGCAATGATGCAAGGAATGCCAAAGGATCCTGCATCCTGGTCGCATGGCCGAGAAGATTATTGCGTATGTGGAATTGATTGTGCAGGATTGTTTCAAAACCGTTGAATCTAACATGAGTGCCCAACCAAACCCACAAGTGTCTTGACGGGTACCGCTGCCAGCAGACACAATCATGGTTAATGTTGCCGCTGCACTTTTCAAGACTTTGCGGTGAATGTGAGTCGGCGTGGTGATCCGGAAGGCCGGAACCACAACAGTACATGCATATTGACTTTCCATGAGCACATTGAGGAGGTCACATCACCGGAATTAGTCGAGGCACTAGTGATCCGTCGTGTGTTCGCTCTCACTCGTTAAGAAGTGTTCCAGAAGGccatcttcacttcaaattgtcTCTCCGTCAGTGAGAGGATTTATTCTCGAAAGGCAGATCGCTCGAGCATTGGAACAGTAGTCTCCGATGTCAAGGTTTTGACGGGTGTCTAGTCTCTTTGGTCATGTTAATCGTTTATCGAATGTCGCCGCTCATACTTTACCGTGTTTCTTCTCATGATTCTGTCACGCACAATGTAACTCCGAAGTGTATACGGGAAACTCTTTCTAATGATTTAtatttgtgacgcccccgattcaatcgtacactaatcatacacgcaaacgtgtacgatcaagatcagggactcatgggaagatatcacaacacaactctagacacaaattaaaataatacaagctttatattacaagccaggggcctcgaaggctcgaatacataagctcgaatacacaagagtcagcggaagcaataatatctgagtacagacataagttaaacaagtttgccttaagaaggctagcacaagctgggatacagatcgaaagaggcgcaggcctcctgcctgggatcctcctaaatactcttggtcgtcgtcagcgggctgcacgtagaagtaggcacctccggtgtagtaggagtcgtcatcgacggtggcatctggctcctggtctccggcatctggttgcgacaaccaggtagaagggaaaggggaaaagagggagaaaagcaaccgtgagtactcatccaaagtactcgcaagcaaggatctacactacatatgcatgggtatctgtgtaaaggggctatatcggtggactgaattgcagaatgccagaataagagggggatagttaatcctgtcgaagactacgcttctggccacctccatcttgcagcatgtaggagagagtagatggtaagttcaccaagtagcatcgcatagcataatcctacccggcgatcctcccctcgtcgccctgtgtgagagcgatcaccgggttatatctggcacttggaagggtgtgttttattaagtatccggttctagttgtcataaggtcaaggtacaactccaagtcgtcctgttaccgaagatcgcggctattcgaatagattaaacttccctgcaggggtgcaccacataacccaacacgctcgatcccattcggccggacacactttcctgggtcatgcccggcctcggaagatcaacacgtcgcagccccacctaggcacaacagaaaggtcagcacgccggtctaaatcctatggcgcaggggtctgggcccatcgcccattgcacacctgcatgttgcgtgggcggccggaagcagacctagcctagcaggcgttccagtccaattcggcgcgcgccgctcagtcgctgacgtcacgaaggcttcggctgataccacgacgtcgagtgcccataactgttcccgcgtagttggttagtgcgtataggccagtggccagactcagatcaaataccaagatctcgttaagcgtgttattatgaagtaaccgcgaacgccgaccagggccaggcccacctctctcctaggtggtctcaacctgccctgtcgctccgccacaaagtaacagtcgggggccgtcgggaacccaggcccacctctaccgggatgaagccacctgccccttcagcccccatctccgaacagtatcataagtaatgtaacggTATAAAGTatgcatatgcccgtgatcacctcccgaagtgattacggcccagtagtatagcatggcagacggacaagagtgtagggccattgatggaacactagtatcctatactaagcagtaggatagcaggtaagggtaacaactgtagcaacaatgacaggctatgcagcagaataggattaaccgaaagcagtaacatgctacactactctaatgcaagcagtatagagaagaataggcgatatctggcgatcaagggggggcttgcctggaagctcagccgagaaggaggggtcgtcaacaccgtagtcgtactgggtagcagcggcgtcggtctcattgtctaacgagagaagagggggaagaaacaataaatataatgcaaacataagcacgacggtgcatgacaagacaatgcgcggtgctaggtgtgccctaacacggtaggaggtgataccgacgaaggggggaaacatccaggaaagtatccccggtgtttcgcattttcggacagacgaaccggaggtgaaatgttgcaggttcgctatgctagggatgtgtggcggacgaacggactgcgtattcggattcgtctcatcgttctgatcaactttcatgtacaaagtattttcatccgagttactgattattttatattaatttttaaagttttaatcaTCTTCTGGAattattttaattcgaaaataaTTATCAAATTGCTAGGGGTACCCAGCCCTGTGTACACAAAAATGTACCCaggggctgacatgtgggccaaggggacacagttgaccagtcaaagttGGACTGGTCAACAGGGGTGGGCCCCCCTTGTCATTCACTGTTTTTCTAACCTAACAGATTAGTTGTACTAATTAGGTTATTAGACTATtgaggtttaattagtttaatttaatcaagttaattaattattttattttactTACTTATTTTGTTTTTAATTCTTTTTGTTGTctttttatttaaaaaaacatAGGAGCGGGCCCACGTGTCTGTGGCCAGGGGCCATAGCGGGTGCTGGTCAGCGGTTCCCGGAGCAGGCACCGGGTCGCCTGGACCCGAGCACGCGCGGGCGGGCCGGTAGCCACAGTGCACGGCCAGCCGACCGGAGCGACGAACGAGAGGGCGACGGCTATGCGGGCAAGCGACGCGGGCGCGTGGACGCAGCGAAGCAGAAGCGGCCAGAGGCAGCAGGCGGGCAAGGCCGCGGCGGGGAGTGGGCGGAGCGGGCGGCGTGCAGAGCAGGGCAGCGGCTGGTCGAGACGAGTCCACGCGCGGGGTGCGTGAGCGCTGGACAGTGCGGGCTCGGGCCCGGCCAATGGCAGGCCAAGGCGCGCGCGACAGAGCGAGCAGGCGCGGGGCGTGGCCGGCGGTGCGCGTGCGAGGCAGTGGGCACGACGCGCGGTGAGAAGGAGCTCACGACGAGCGCGGGTGCGGCTAGAACCAGAAGGGCGCGTGGGCGCGTCACGCGTGCGATGCGGCAACGCAGGGAGGGCGAGGACGGCGCGGTGACGTTCTGTACAGGGAGAGGAAGAGGCGAGGCGGAGGCCGAGGGCCTCACCGGCGTTGCAGGGGTacggggcggcgaggctcggtgAAGCTACGCGGGGAGGAGATGATGAcggggcggcggggtcgagcAGTCCGGCATGACGAGGTGGAGACCattggggaggaggacggggatgGCGACGAGGTGGCGGTGACGACGGACGGCGGCGTCAGATCGACGACGAGGCGAGGCCGCGGCTTCAGGCGGGCGTTGCGCGAGGGACAGGATGGGCGAGGAGGAGTCCGGGAGGGGCGGAGCTGGCGCTGGCTGGCGGCGGCCTTAGCAGTGCGACGACTTGCATCGGGCGCGGGCGTGCGGGAGGAGGGGATCGAACAGGGGCGCCCCTCCCCCGTTCGTCAGCGTGTGCGTGTATCGTGGGTGGCAGCGCGCAGGGGGGAATGAGGGAGAGATGGGGATCAGGACAGGAGGAGCTAGGGCTAGtagcgcgcgcggggggggggggggggttgggttGGGCCGACCGGTTGGCTAGTTGGGCTGGCCGGCTAGGCCGTTTGGCCCAgttggcgggggggggggggttatgtGGTTTTGTTTTGcccttttccttttatttattttttgtttttattttactttagtTTTACAAACTATAAACCTAGCCCCTAAATTAGTGCTAATACTAATAACACTGCCACAATTAATTTGGCACCCTAAACAATTATATTATATTTGTTTAGTATTTAAAGGCATTTAAATATTAGTCTTACTGTTGTTTTAATTAATTTAGTGCAGTTAACTATTTTATAAAAAGAtattttctccaccataattacctatgcaatatctGGTTCActctgaacattttagttttactaTTTAAAAAGTTTTATtatttgcttgattttgaatttgaatttgaatcggtttcgaactgacgcgagattatcaacagtaaccgaagtgacgtggcatcattagcagagggttgtggtagcttaattacccgggcgtcacaatatTGATCAATAAAGAGCGGCAATTTTCTAAAAAAGGAAACCGATCTCGCAATTGTATGGAGCCTAGCCTATAAATTATTCAAGGATGGTGCCGTCATAGGTTTGCTATTCCAGCGAAGAAGTGGGTGTGTTCAAAAAAGAAAGCGAAGAAGTGCGTGCTGTAATAAAAGAGAatcagaaaaacaaaaaacaagtGGGTGTCCACCGCTGGATCATTCATGGGCGGCCCGTGCCCCGTCAAACGTCCGTCGGCCGCTGCACCTGCACTCGGGCAGATATTTTCCCAAGGGCAGCACCGTCTTTTCCCCATGACCGGACCGCGGCGCACATTTACGAATTTCAAATTTTGAATCCCGTCGGCGAGACCGGGGCCAACGTTCCCTTGCCGTCCCGCAGCATCCATCCTCCTCCCTGACCCCCACCACGCTCCACACCACCGATCCCCCACACCCGACCCCCAGAGTGACACGCGGGCCACCCCCACGCACCCGACACCGCGGCCCCACATGTCCGCGTGCCGTGGCCGCGCCCCACCCTCGCGCGCGCACCAACCAGAGGCCGGCCAGGCTGGCGGCGTGGgccaccgccgcggcccgcccgCCTAACGCCAGCGGAACGGCCGTTAGGTTAACCGGGGGCCGCCTATAAAGGGGGCGAGGGGGCCGAGCGGAGGAGCCACTACACATCCGGCGTCTTCACAAACGCCGGCTCGCTCCCCATCCTTTTCCGTGCTCCGCCTCCCCGCCCCGcgccctccgccgccagatcccGTCGAGCCCCCCGCGCCCCCGCGTCGAAGATGAGGGAGTGCATCTCGATCCACATCGGGCAGGCCGGCATCCAGGTCGGCAACGCGTGCTGGGAACTTTACTGCCTCGAGCACGGCATCCAGGTTCGTCATACCCCATCTCATCCCATCTCTCGCCCCTCCTCATGTCGAATTCGTATGCGGTTGCTCCTATGCGTTGATTGGGTGGTGATGGTTTCCTGTGGCGTGGCGGGGCCTGTGGATCTGGGTTGCGATTCGGGTTGTGCTGCGAAATGTTTTGCGGTTCAGTTGTCAGATCTTCTCTGGTTTGGAATATTTAGGCTGTAATTGATGCGCGATTTGAACTGTGATGGGATTACTGGATTACCTTCCCGTGTAATTAGTTGTTTTCACGCGAGAATGTGGCAATTAGTGTTCGATCTGTGCGACCCTTCTGAATTCGCCAGGAACATGAACTGTTCGTAGTTCCTAATTTAAGCCCGCGATCTGTGATGTTTAGTCATTTCGTTTTTTAGTTTAGATCTGATAAGCAATTGGAGTCCTAGGATCGTGCTTTTTCAGGAGACATGAATACACCTCTGTACTAGTTTAGTTGCCACTTTTGTGTGAAATCTCAGATCTAGTTAGGCCATCATCATGCTTTACATGGTCAGTTTTGATGTGTTGTGATATTATGATCTGCATCCAACTAAACACCTTGCTGTTCCCTGCTGCAGCCTGACGGCCAGACGAACGGTGACAAGACCATCGGAGGTGGTGATGACGCCTTCAACACCTTCTTCAGCGAGACCGGAGCCGGCAAGTACGTGCCCCGTGCGGTCTTCGTTGATCTCGAGCCCACCGTGATTGACGAGGTCCGCACCAGCGCCTACCGCCAGCTCTTCCACCCCGAGCAGCTCATCAGCGGCAAGGAGGACGCAGCCAACAACTTCGCCCGTGGTCACTACACAAGTAATTAATTCCCCCAAACCCGTCACTGCTGCTTCATTACAATCAGCACTGATCTCTCAACCATGTTTGATTGCTCATGTTCGATTTGCTCTTGTCCCCTGCAGTCGGCAAGGAGATTGTGGATCTCTGCCTCGACCGCATCCGCAAGCTGGCCGACAACTGCACTGGACTGCAGGGCTTCCTGGTCTTCAACGCCGTCGGCGGTGGAACCGGGTCTGGGCTTGGGTCGCTCCTCCTCGAGCGCCTGTCCGTGGACTATGGAAAGAAGTCCAAGCTCGGGTTCACCGTGTACCCATCTCCTCAGGTGTCGACCTCTGTGGTCGAGCCCTACAACAGTGTGCTGTCCACCCACTCCCTGCTGGAGCACACCGATGTCTCCATCCTGCTCGACAACGAGGCCATCTACGACATCTGCAGGCGCTCCCTGGACATCGAGAGGCCCACCTACACCAACCTGAACCGCCTCGTCTCTCAGGTACTGACAACACCCGACATGCCCTGCATCTGGATTGAACTGTTTTGCAACCTGTGATGTGAAGCTGAGACTTTGGAACTTGTGCTGTTTGTCTTTGTGTAGGTGATCTCATCGCTGACCACCTCCCTGAGGTTCGACGGTGCCCTGAACGTGGACGTGACCGAGTTCCAGACCAACCTGGTCCCGTACCCTCGGATCCACTTCATGCTCTCGTCCTACGCGCCGGTCATCTCGGCGGAGAAGGCGTACCACGAGCAGCTGTCGGTGTCGGAGATCACCAACAGCGCGTTCGAGCCGTCGTCCATGATGGCCAAGTGCGACCCGCGCCACGGCAAGTACATGGCGTGCTGCCTCATGTACCGGGGCGACGTGGTGCCCAAGGACGTGAACGCGGCGGTGGCCACCATCAAGACCAAGCGCACCATCCAGTTCGTGGACTGGTGCCCCACGGGGTTCAAGTGCGGCATCAACTACCAGCCGCCCACCGTGGTGCCCGGCGGCGACCTGGCCAAGGTGCAGAGGGCCGTCTGCATGATCTCCAACTCCACCAGCGTCGTCGAGGTCTTCTCCCGCATCGACCACAAGTTCGACCTCATGTACGCCAAGCGCGCCTTCGTGCACTGGTACGTGGGCGAGGGCATGGAGGAGGGCGAGTTCTCCGAGGCCCGTGAGGACTTGGCCGCCCTGGAGAAGGACTACGAGGAGGTCGGCGCAGAGGGCGGCGACGACGATGATGGCGAGGAGGACGACGACTACTGATCTGCTCGTCCGCTCGACGGAGGATCCGTCTCCTCTGCCGCCTATCTTTAACTACATGTTGCTGTGCTGTCCTGTTTTGGAGACTTGTGTCTGGGTGTTGGGTTGTTAAGCCATCGGTGCTTTCTATGTCGCTGTTGAACTGCATCATTAGTACTTCGTGGAACAAGTGTCTCGCTTAATTGATGTTCTGTCCTGCTTCATTCCAGTGTTTCTAGCCAACCTGTCTTGCTCCGTTCCTGTGGTCATTTTTAGGAACATTGGCGACCTGTCTCGATCTATATGCGCAACTTATCTGATTGCGGAGAAATCACTTGCCGGATTGAGCCAATCTTTAAAGCCCGAAAGCCGACCTGTCTCGAGCAACTGAATTTGCTTCGCCAGAAAGCCGGCCTGCTGAAGCCAGTCCATATGAAACTCTGTTGACGGCGGGAAAAAGTGAAGTTTTTGTCCATTTTCGATACTTACTGGCCGGCTACGAGGCTTCATCCAGCGGTTCTGCTTCATTTTGTCCCATGCGCATGGTGAGATCAATAGGTGTGCACAAAACGGCTGAGTAGGATCAATAGGATCGTGCACCAAACCGGCGCTGTTCCCTAAAGACTTGATGAGTAGGGATGGGTTTGTTCACAGTTCGCAGGACGTGCGGAACCAATTCGGAGGAGATGAAGAGGAGTATGCAGATTACCATGGGCCTGAACCTGATTTGGAGGATCAATTTGCAGGGATGAAGCTCCATGGAAGGGAGGAGGAAGAGCTAGATTTCTCAGCGGAAGTTGATGATCTGATTAAGGATGTACGTTGGCTTGCCCTGTTTCGTGTCCATACTACGAAACCCTTTAGCCACGCTGCGCTCTTGTCACAGATGCGTAATGCATGGTCGGCGGCTCAAGGGGTGACGTTCAACATCAAGGGACCCAATTTGTTTCTGGTGCAATGCCATTGTCTAGGTGATTGGAGGAGGATTGTGGATGGAGGGCCATGGCTGTTTAGGAGGGCACCGGTGGTGATCCAGGAGTATGATGGTTTTTCAAATGTCAAAGGTTATAGACTCAATAAAATTCCGGTATGGGCAAGGGTGAAGGGGCTGCCGGATGGTCTCACGAGAAGGAAAGAGTTAGCGGAGAAAGTTGCAGCTAAAGTAGGTGACCCACCTTTCACCGTGATAATGAATGAGGGGAGAATCAACCCAGCTAGTACCCTCCGGGTGAGGGTTTATGTGGATGTCAATAGTCCGCTTGTCCGTTTTGTTCCAATAACCTTGAAGGAGTATAAAAGATACATTGTTTATTATGAGAAGCTACCGGACTTTTGCTTTGCGTGTGGTAAGATGGGTCATGTTGCAGACGAGTGTGGTGATGGGATTCATGACCCAAACTCCTTTGAGTGGGGTGAGTGGCTGTTGTGGGAGCCTGAAGTGCCTACAGCCCAAGGTGTAGGAGGCCGAGGTAGAGGAGATGGAGGTAGTAGGGGAAGAGGTTGGGATGCAGGCAGGGGAGACCGAAGAGGTAGAGTAGGGAGAGGCCCGATGGGCGGAAGGGGGAGAGGGGATCCCGGAGCAGGGGTGCAGCAAGCTGGAACGCATCATATGGATGTGGAGGGCTAGGGAGACGGTGTAGGAGGTTTAGGGGAAAGGGGAGCGAGGAAGAGGCTGGTTGAGGCGGATGGAACCCTAAACGTCCGGGGGCAACAGCTCAATCATTTGGCTGGACGGGTAGCTGGTACTGTCATGATGATCGAAGGGGGATCTCAAGCGGCAAGCACAAGTGCTGTGATCTCCACCCCGGAGAAGGACCCAATTGTGAAGAGAAGGCGTCAGGATGGAGAAGAAGGTGTTTTAGTGGATCAAACAAGAGAGGCGGCCTCCCTCGAGGAGGGCCGCCGAGCCTGATGAAGACATTGTGCTGGAACTGTCGCGGAATTGGCGACCCCGCGACAGTTAGGGAGCTCCGCGTCTCGTGGAGGCGTGTGCGCCGTCGATCCTTTGCATTGTTGAAACTCAACTTGCGAAGGCCCGAGTGGAGGGATTGGCTGTTTCTTTTGGTTTTTCAGGATGTTTTGTAGTTCCAAGTAACGGTCGTAGTGGTGGTTTATGTATTTTTTGGAAAGATCATGTTAATCTCGCAATAAAGAACTTTTCGCAGTACCACATAGACTCATGGATTTCACAACCAGGTGCTGATGATTGGAGTTTATCATGCTTTTATGGTGAAGCCAACAGAAGTTTGAGGCATAACACATGGGAGACGATGAAGAGATTACGAGGGGAAAGTACACTTCCTTGGCTGTGCATTGGAGACTTTAACGAGGTGCTGCGCCCGGAGGAGCACATGGGTACTAGCACTCGAGACAGTGGTCAGATCGCAGGCTTCAGAGAGGCTGTGGATGTGTGTGAGCTTGCTGATTTAGGCTACAAAGGCCTTGATTGGACGTGGGAAAAGAGAGTCAGGGGAGGCGAGTTCTGTAGGGTGCGACTGGATCGTGCGCTGGCTAGTCCTAGTTGGTCGGCGCTGTTCCCTTTTGCATCTCTTGAGCACCTAACAGCAGCCAAGTCAGATCACTGTCTCATTCTGCTTAATACAGAGCTGGAGACAACAAGTATGAGGCACGCTCTAAAAAAACCCTTTCGATATGAGTGTATGTGGGAAACAAAGGAAGATTTTCATCAAGTAGTGGAGGAAGTCTGGAACCGTAATCAACCTTCTCTTTCAGTTTCGGACCTAGCTGCCAAGCTCAGTTCAGTTTCTGTAGCGCTAGCTCAGTGGGGACGCATGTCGTTTGGATCAGTCCGGCAGGAGCTTCGTTCGTTGCGACATCAGCTAGCTACCCTACGGGCAGTCCCGGGCCGGGTAGGCCCAAGTGAGGAGAAGCGAGTCCAAGATCGTATGATCGAAGTTTCTCTGGCGGAGGAGATCATGATGAGGCAGAGATCACGAATAAAATGGCTCGCTGAAGGGGATAAGAATACTGGATTTTTTCAGAAAAAAGCAAGTGCCCACAGGGCAAAAAAACAAGATAACTCAGCTACAAAGAAACGATGGTACAATCAGCACTGATTCGGAGGAGCTGGCACGCATGGCTACTGAGTTTTACTCTAATCTCTATACTTCGGAAGGT
This genomic window contains:
- the LOC109750814 gene encoding tubulin alpha-1 chain, which codes for MRECISIHIGQAGIQVGNACWELYCLEHGIQPDGQTNGDKTIGGGDDAFNTFFSETGAGKYVPRAVFVDLEPTVIDEVRTSAYRQLFHPEQLISGKEDAANNFARGHYTIGKEIVDLCLDRIRKLADNCTGLQGFLVFNAVGGGTGSGLGSLLLERLSVDYGKKSKLGFTVYPSPQVSTSVVEPYNSVLSTHSLLEHTDVSILLDNEAIYDICRRSLDIERPTYTNLNRLVSQVISSLTTSLRFDGALNVDVTEFQTNLVPYPRIHFMLSSYAPVISAEKAYHEQLSVSEITNSAFEPSSMMAKCDPRHGKYMACCLMYRGDVVPKDVNAAVATIKTKRTIQFVDWCPTGFKCGINYQPPTVVPGGDLAKVQRAVCMISNSTSVVEVFSRIDHKFDLMYAKRAFVHWYVGEGMEEGEFSEAREDLAALEKDYEEVGAEGGDDDDGEEDDDY